A stretch of the Desulfuromonas sp. TF genome encodes the following:
- the fabG gene encoding 3-oxoacyl-[acyl-carrier-protein] reductase: protein MENRVAIVTGASRGIGRSITEALAARGARIVAVDLDMQATEQFVAELKASGTEAIAVQGNVTDSADVERIFEEALKAFSQVDILVNNAGITQDALLLRMKDEQWDAVLNVNLKGAFLCTRSAAKIMSKQRYGRIINIASIVGQMGNAGQANYCASKAGLIGLTKSNARELARRNVTVNAVAPGFIATAMTDALPEKARQELSSQIPMERLGGPEDIANAVIFLATEASGYITGQVLAVNGGMYM, encoded by the coding sequence ATGGAAAATAGAGTGGCTATTGTAACCGGGGCTTCCCGCGGCATCGGTCGAAGCATCACCGAAGCTCTGGCTGCCCGGGGAGCCCGAATCGTTGCGGTGGATCTCGATATGCAGGCCACGGAGCAATTTGTCGCCGAACTCAAGGCCAGCGGCACGGAGGCGATCGCCGTCCAGGGGAACGTCACGGACTCCGCCGATGTAGAGCGGATTTTCGAAGAAGCTCTCAAAGCCTTTTCTCAGGTGGACATTCTGGTCAACAACGCCGGCATCACCCAGGATGCCCTTCTGCTGCGGATGAAGGATGAGCAATGGGATGCGGTTCTGAACGTCAATCTCAAAGGCGCCTTCCTCTGCACCCGTTCCGCTGCCAAGATCATGAGCAAGCAGCGTTACGGCCGGATTATCAATATCGCCTCCATCGTCGGGCAGATGGGGAACGCCGGGCAGGCAAACTACTGCGCCAGCAAGGCCGGCCTTATCGGTCTGACCAAATCGAACGCCCGTGAACTGGCCCGCCGAAACGTGACCGTCAATGCCGTGGCTCCCGGATTCATCGCCACGGCCATGACTGACGCTCTTCCGGAGAAGGCCCGCCAGGAACTCTCCTCCCAGATCCCCATGGAGCGCCTGGGTGGACCCGAAGATATCGCTAATGCCGTCATTTTCCTTGCCACCGAGGCCTCCGGTTACATCACCGGGCAGGTGCTGGCAGTCAACGGCGGCATGTACATGTAG
- the fabD gene encoding ACP S-malonyltransferase, producing MIGFVFPGQGSQYAGMGKDLADNFSVAKQLFEEANDSLGFDLASLCFDGPEEDLKLTTNTQPAILTVSIAALRVIEQETGFAPAFAAGHSLGEYSALVGAGALSFADAVRVVRKRGAFMQEAVPVGEGAMAAIIGLDGAPLEDVCREAAQGKVVSPANFNSPGQVVIAGHADAVERAIDLAKAKGAKRALPLPVSAPFHCSLMVPAGERLKEVLESIAVNPLNIPVISNVEAVPNADASRVKDLLVTQVSSPVRWDESVRAMVGLGVKRFIEIGPGKVLAGLVKRIDKEVEAQSFSDVAGLRSLKA from the coding sequence ATGATCGGTTTTGTTTTTCCCGGCCAGGGTTCTCAGTATGCCGGCATGGGCAAGGATCTGGCGGACAACTTTTCCGTGGCGAAACAGCTCTTCGAAGAGGCGAACGACAGCCTGGGCTTCGATCTGGCTTCTCTCTGCTTCGATGGCCCCGAAGAGGATCTCAAACTGACCACGAACACCCAACCGGCGATACTGACGGTCAGCATCGCCGCTCTCAGGGTGATCGAGCAGGAAACCGGTTTTGCTCCCGCCTTTGCCGCCGGTCATTCCCTCGGGGAATACTCGGCCCTGGTCGGAGCCGGCGCGCTCTCCTTTGCCGATGCCGTGCGCGTCGTCCGTAAGCGGGGCGCCTTCATGCAGGAGGCGGTGCCGGTCGGGGAGGGAGCCATGGCGGCTATTATCGGTCTCGACGGTGCACCTCTCGAGGATGTCTGCCGAGAAGCCGCACAGGGGAAGGTGGTTTCACCCGCCAATTTCAACAGCCCCGGTCAGGTGGTGATCGCCGGCCATGCCGATGCCGTCGAAAGGGCCATTGATCTGGCCAAGGCCAAGGGGGCCAAAAGGGCTCTTCCGCTCCCGGTAAGCGCGCCCTTTCATTGTTCCCTCATGGTTCCGGCCGGAGAACGGCTCAAGGAAGTGCTCGAGAGTATTGCGGTAAACCCCTTGAACATCCCCGTAATCAGCAATGTCGAGGCCGTTCCCAACGCCGATGCCTCCAGGGTCAAGGATCTTCTCGTCACTCAGGTGAGTTCGCCGGTCCGCTGGGATGAATCGGTTCGTGCCATGGTCGGGTTGGGGGTTAAGCGGTTCATCGAAATCGGGCCCGGAAAAGTCCTGGCTGGACTCGTCAAGCGCATCGACAAAGAAGTTGAGGCGCAGAGCTTTTCAGATGTGGCCGGCCTGAGGTCTCTTAAGGCGTAG
- a CDS encoding beta-ketoacyl-ACP synthase III, which translates to MKRARIIGTGSCIPERILTNSDLEEMVDTSDEWIVTRTGIRERHLAAEGEFTSDLATAAARQALAMAGVDPQEIDLIVVGTITGDFPWPATACLVQNNLGIRGCAAFDVSAACSGFVYALDCAVKRIETGASKKALVIGAEILSRIVDWQDRNTCVLFGDGAGAVVLEGQEGDSGVLSTHLHADGSFWELLHQPGFGSRFPASDGGIKDRLPFLKMQGNEVFKVAVRSLHEVAVEAIEANGMSTSDIDLFIPHQANRRILEATAKRLGFSDEQVYINVDRFGNTSGASIPIALDEANRKGMIKEGDIILFDAFGGGFTWASALIRW; encoded by the coding sequence TTGAAAAGAGCACGCATCATAGGGACCGGATCCTGCATACCTGAAAGAATCCTCACCAATTCCGATCTGGAAGAGATGGTCGATACGTCCGATGAATGGATAGTCACCCGGACCGGCATTCGCGAGCGTCACCTGGCAGCCGAAGGCGAGTTCACCTCGGATCTGGCCACCGCGGCGGCGCGCCAGGCTTTAGCCATGGCCGGCGTCGACCCGCAGGAAATCGATCTCATCGTCGTCGGGACGATCACCGGAGATTTCCCCTGGCCTGCCACAGCCTGCCTTGTTCAGAATAACCTTGGTATCAGAGGGTGTGCGGCTTTCGACGTTTCGGCTGCCTGCAGCGGGTTCGTCTATGCCCTCGACTGCGCCGTCAAGCGTATCGAGACGGGGGCGAGCAAGAAGGCCCTGGTTATCGGCGCCGAGATTCTCTCGCGGATCGTCGACTGGCAGGATCGCAACACCTGTGTTCTTTTCGGCGACGGAGCCGGGGCGGTGGTTCTGGAAGGGCAGGAGGGGGATAGCGGCGTTCTTTCCACACATCTGCATGCCGACGGTTCCTTTTGGGAGCTTCTCCACCAGCCTGGATTCGGCTCGCGATTTCCCGCTTCCGATGGAGGCATAAAGGATCGTCTTCCCTTTCTGAAAATGCAGGGCAACGAAGTTTTCAAGGTGGCGGTTCGCTCCTTGCATGAAGTGGCGGTTGAAGCCATCGAAGCCAACGGCATGTCTACTTCTGACATCGACCTGTTCATTCCCCATCAGGCCAACCGGCGCATACTGGAGGCCACGGCTAAAAGGCTGGGTTTCTCCGATGAGCAGGTCTACATCAATGTCGACCGTTTCGGGAACACTTCCGGAGCCTCCATCCCCATAGCTCTTGACGAAGCCAACCGCAAGGGCATGATCAAGGAAGGGGACATCATTCTCTTTGATGCCTTTGGCGGTGGTTTCACCTGGGCTTCAGCCCTTATTCGCTGGTAA
- the plsX gene encoding phosphate acyltransferase PlsX — protein MTVAVDAMGGDNAPSVEVEGAVAAARRWGIAVILVGDRKRIEEELCKHRTDGLVITIHHASEVVGMHDSPSDAVRKKKDSSIRVAFELAAKGEAQAVVSAGNSGATMAAGMVVLKRIRGIDRPAIATIMPNLKDQTLVLDVGGNVDCKPSHLAQFALMGSVYARHVLGKKSPRVGLLSNGEEESKGNDLTREAHRLLKGSSFNYVGYIEGRDVFNGSADVVVCDGFVGNVVLKVAEGLADGIGTMLRREISQRFMAKLGYFLARSAFRAFKKKVDYAEYGGAPLLGIAGTAMICHGGSNSRAIMNAVHQAHENVAKKVNEKLAVLLQEDTGEPTLKSLPEKPDGNRQGEMPV, from the coding sequence ATTACTGTTGCCGTCGACGCTATGGGCGGAGATAATGCTCCTTCCGTCGAAGTAGAAGGTGCGGTGGCCGCAGCCCGGCGTTGGGGCATTGCTGTCATTCTGGTCGGCGACCGCAAACGGATCGAAGAAGAGCTTTGCAAACACCGCACCGACGGATTGGTGATCACCATTCATCACGCCAGTGAAGTGGTGGGGATGCACGATTCGCCATCCGATGCCGTTCGGAAGAAAAAAGACTCCTCGATTCGGGTGGCTTTCGAACTGGCCGCAAAAGGGGAGGCCCAGGCAGTAGTCAGTGCCGGAAACTCCGGAGCGACCATGGCTGCGGGCATGGTGGTTCTGAAGCGTATACGGGGGATCGACCGTCCGGCAATTGCTACCATCATGCCCAACCTCAAGGATCAGACGCTGGTTCTCGATGTGGGAGGCAATGTGGATTGCAAACCCTCCCATCTGGCTCAGTTCGCACTCATGGGCTCAGTCTATGCCCGTCATGTCCTCGGCAAGAAGAGCCCCAGGGTCGGACTTCTGTCCAATGGCGAGGAAGAAAGCAAGGGGAACGATCTGACCCGGGAAGCCCACCGTCTCCTCAAGGGCTCGTCTTTCAATTACGTCGGGTACATCGAAGGTCGGGACGTATTTAATGGATCTGCCGACGTGGTGGTCTGTGACGGTTTTGTCGGTAATGTCGTTCTCAAGGTCGCCGAAGGTCTCGCAGATGGTATTGGAACCATGCTGCGCAGGGAGATCAGCCAACGGTTCATGGCCAAATTAGGGTATTTCCTGGCTCGTTCCGCCTTTCGAGCCTTCAAGAAAAAGGTCGATTACGCCGAATATGGCGGCGCTCCGTTGCTCGGCATTGCAGGCACCGCTATGATCTGTCACGGTGGCTCCAACTCTCGCGCCATTATGAATGCCGTGCATCAGGCTCACGAGAACGTTGCCAAAAAGGTGAATGAAAAACTTGCCGTTCTGCTCCAGGAGGATACCGGTGAACCGACCTTGAAGTCGTTACCCGAGAAGCCTGACGGAAATCGGCAGGGCGAAATGCCCGTTTAG
- the rpmF gene encoding 50S ribosomal protein L32, which produces MAVPKKKTSKSKRDMRRSHDALATPGISVCPQCQEPKQPHRVCASCGTYKGKEVVGTEE; this is translated from the coding sequence ATGGCAGTACCCAAGAAAAAGACTTCCAAATCCAAACGTGATATGCGCCGGTCCCATGACGCCCTGGCGACGCCCGGCATTTCCGTCTGTCCCCAGTGCCAGGAGCCCAAGCAGCCTCACCGCGTTTGTGCCAGCTGCGGCACCTACAAGGGCAAGGAAGTCGTCGGAACTGAAGAATAA
- a CDS encoding DUF177 domain-containing protein, with product MRIRIDDIKDEGLTLDFAEDATAFPELAEVSAAGDCEFPAPVKTRLRAFQVRGMVEVEGQVETTLRQSCGRCLEEYEETLSASFALTYTRELPEVEEDSGDEVEISAEEMGLILFEGEEIDLREAVQEQVIMALPLQPLCGPECKGLCPQCGANLNESECGCGPPDFSIKFAALKGFKVDKEKNK from the coding sequence ATGCGCATTCGCATCGACGATATAAAGGACGAAGGACTGACTCTGGATTTTGCCGAAGACGCCACGGCATTCCCGGAGTTGGCCGAGGTCTCTGCCGCTGGAGACTGTGAGTTCCCCGCCCCCGTGAAGACGCGGCTGCGCGCCTTTCAGGTTAGAGGCATGGTCGAGGTGGAGGGGCAGGTGGAAACCACCCTTCGCCAGTCCTGCGGCCGCTGCCTGGAGGAATACGAAGAGACTCTGAGTGCGTCTTTTGCGCTGACCTACACCAGGGAGTTGCCCGAGGTGGAGGAAGACTCCGGGGATGAGGTCGAGATCAGCGCCGAAGAGATGGGTCTTATCCTTTTTGAGGGGGAAGAGATCGATTTAAGGGAAGCGGTTCAGGAGCAGGTCATCATGGCCCTGCCGCTGCAGCCGCTGTGCGGCCCGGAGTGCAAAGGACTATGCCCCCAGTGCGGAGCCAATCTCAATGAGAGTGAATGTGGTTGCGGGCCTCCCGACTTCAGTATCAAATTTGCAGCACTCAAAGGTTTCAAGGTGGACAAGGAGAAAAACAAGTAA
- the mazG gene encoding nucleoside triphosphate pyrophosphohydrolase — translation MPETSKTIQAVGRLLETMARLRSPGGCPWDAEQTPQTLKPYLLEEVYEVLEAIDHGIPEAILDELGDLLLQVVFQARIFEERGAFDFGDVAAAIADKLVRRHPHVFGDLENGDRASRDLLWNQIKDREKAAKGERTPDMGDIPRNMPSLIRARKLAEKTNRKGEETILPTVREALNVFENAMEKEDRNSLEDSFGNLLFALVNMGWVMDLDAEEALRMTLNRFKDSE, via the coding sequence ATGCCTGAAACCAGCAAAACGATCCAAGCCGTCGGCCGGCTCCTGGAAACGATGGCTCGATTGCGCTCTCCCGGCGGTTGTCCATGGGATGCCGAACAAACACCGCAGACCCTCAAGCCCTACCTTCTGGAGGAGGTCTACGAGGTGCTGGAAGCGATCGACCACGGTATTCCTGAGGCTATCCTTGACGAACTCGGGGACCTCCTGCTTCAGGTGGTTTTTCAGGCGCGCATCTTTGAGGAGCGAGGAGCATTCGACTTCGGTGATGTCGCCGCCGCCATAGCCGACAAGTTGGTGCGACGCCATCCGCACGTTTTTGGAGATCTGGAAAACGGCGACCGCGCGTCGCGGGATCTCCTCTGGAATCAGATCAAGGACCGGGAGAAAGCGGCGAAAGGGGAGAGAACTCCGGATATGGGCGATATCCCCCGGAATATGCCTTCCCTTATTCGCGCCCGTAAACTCGCAGAGAAAACGAATCGGAAGGGAGAGGAAACGATCCTGCCGACAGTGCGCGAGGCGCTTAACGTTTTCGAAAATGCGATGGAGAAAGAGGACCGGAACAGTCTGGAAGATTCATTCGGTAATCTTCTTTTCGCGCTGGTCAACATGGGATGGGTGATGGACCTCGATGCCGAAGAGGCTCTTCGTATGACCCTCAACCGCTTCAAGGACTCTGAATAA
- a CDS encoding FxsA family protein: protein MFIRLLALFTIIPLVELYVLLKVGGLIGIGPTIALILLTGIAGAYLARTQGFDLLRRIQAEMAEGRLPASELLDGAMVLAGGVLLLTPGFCTDLLGFSLLAPFTRVHIKQFARYWLQRMIESGRIDIRRF from the coding sequence GTGTTTATAAGACTCCTTGCACTCTTCACCATCATCCCCCTGGTCGAACTCTATGTCCTCCTGAAGGTCGGAGGCCTCATCGGTATCGGACCCACGATAGCACTCATTCTCCTGACCGGTATCGCCGGTGCTTATCTGGCCCGCACCCAGGGTTTCGACCTGTTGCGCCGCATTCAGGCGGAGATGGCGGAGGGACGCCTTCCCGCTTCCGAACTGCTGGATGGCGCGATGGTCCTGGCGGGTGGTGTGCTGCTGCTGACCCCGGGTTTCTGTACCGACCTTCTGGGATTCTCCCTCCTGGCCCCCTTCACCCGCGTGCACATCAAGCAGTTCGCCAGGTACTGGCTGCAGAGGATGATCGAGAGCGGACGCATCGATATCCGTCGATTCTGA
- the lnt gene encoding apolipoprotein N-acyltransferase produces the protein MGRFLSQRTTLWSLLSGLLLSLSFHPLDLAAAAWFAFIPLFLVMHRRPFRSGFAAGVGFFAPVLYWLNIVMTTYGRMHPFFSLAAYLMLVCYLALFFGAATWAACRLREKSGRSVLLTLPVLWVALEFLRSFLLSGFPWASLGYSQQSLLIFIQSADLLGVYGLSFLLILVNAVLAVSCRILWRRDFDALPRWALTVALVLFAANLGYGFLRLSPEIDVREKTLRTVLVQGNIDQAVKWDPAHQRTTIDTYLDLSFKAARQGPVDLIIWPESATPFYFQDGGPLSELVEAIPRRTGAHLLFGSPAYELANKRYSYLNSAFLLSGQSRVLGRSDKIHLVPFGEYVPLGPFLPFVDKLVTGIGDFTPGTVSPLPLNGAEIGVLVCYEAIFPELAREWVRRGSDLLVNITNDAWFGRSSAPWQHLGMTRFRAVENRIWIARAANTGISAFIAPSGRVTEQSPIFETLFLRGEVGLGAHTTLYTRIGDAVPIIFLFLGTWWLVQTRRRLGKG, from the coding sequence ATGGGGCGCTTTCTTTCACAAAGAACCACGCTCTGGTCCCTGCTTTCTGGGCTGCTGCTGTCGCTGTCCTTTCACCCGCTAGATTTGGCGGCCGCGGCCTGGTTCGCCTTCATCCCCCTTTTCCTGGTCATGCACCGCCGCCCGTTCCGCAGCGGTTTCGCAGCCGGTGTTGGATTCTTCGCGCCGGTTCTGTACTGGCTGAACATCGTCATGACCACCTATGGGAGGATGCATCCGTTCTTCTCCCTGGCCGCCTATCTCATGCTTGTCTGCTACCTGGCCCTCTTCTTCGGGGCGGCGACTTGGGCGGCCTGCCGCCTGCGGGAAAAATCGGGACGTTCCGTCCTGCTGACCCTGCCGGTTCTCTGGGTCGCCCTGGAGTTTCTCCGCTCTTTTCTGCTTTCCGGCTTTCCCTGGGCCAGCCTCGGCTATTCTCAGCAGAGTCTCCTGATCTTCATTCAGTCCGCCGATCTTCTCGGCGTCTACGGCCTCAGCTTCCTGCTCATCCTCGTCAACGCCGTTCTCGCTGTCTCCTGTCGGATCTTGTGGCGCCGGGATTTCGATGCCCTTCCCCGATGGGCACTGACCGTCGCTCTCGTTCTCTTTGCCGCCAATCTGGGTTACGGATTCCTCCGGCTCTCCCCGGAGATCGATGTGCGGGAAAAAACCCTGCGGACGGTTCTGGTCCAGGGCAATATCGACCAGGCTGTGAAATGGGATCCCGCCCATCAGCGCACCACCATCGACACCTACCTTGATCTTTCCTTCAAGGCCGCGCGCCAGGGTCCTGTCGATCTGATCATATGGCCGGAAAGCGCCACCCCCTTCTACTTCCAGGATGGCGGTCCCTTGAGCGAGCTGGTGGAGGCCATCCCCCGCAGAACCGGAGCTCATCTGCTTTTCGGCAGCCCGGCCTACGAACTGGCGAACAAGCGCTACAGCTATCTGAACAGCGCCTTTCTCCTCTCCGGTCAGAGCCGGGTGCTCGGTCGCAGCGACAAGATTCACCTGGTCCCCTTCGGCGAATACGTACCGCTGGGTCCCTTTCTCCCTTTCGTTGATAAACTGGTGACCGGCATCGGCGACTTCACCCCCGGAACCGTGAGCCCGCTCCCCCTGAACGGGGCGGAGATCGGCGTGCTGGTCTGCTACGAAGCCATCTTTCCCGAGTTGGCCCGGGAATGGGTCCGGCGGGGGAGCGATCTGCTGGTGAACATCACCAACGACGCCTGGTTCGGCCGCTCCTCCGCCCCCTGGCAGCATCTCGGGATGACCCGTTTCCGCGCCGTAGAAAACCGCATCTGGATCGCCCGCGCCGCCAATACCGGTATCAGCGCCTTCATCGCACCCTCCGGCCGCGTTACCGAACAGAGCCCTATTTTCGAGACCCTCTTCCTGAGAGGTGAGGTGGGTCTGGGGGCGCACACCACCCTGTACACCCGCATCGGCGATGCGGTTCCCATCATCTTTCTCTTCCTCGGAACCTGGTGGCTGGTTCAGACCCGGCGGAGGCTGGGGAAAGGATAG
- a CDS encoding hemolysin family protein — translation MEDDVTNGRQVANGRSPSWLEVLQRLFLGKRRVLTERELQDVITESEEEGIINEEEGEMLQSIFEFGETIVREVMVPRTDMVCCSTTATLGELLKAIIDSGHSRIPIYEGTTDRIVGVVYAKDLLKFWGAETEEVKVTGVMRTPYFVPETKNIEDLLQEFRTKRVHMAISIDEYGGTSGLITIEDLIEEIVGDIQDEYDLEEVWLLEEVGGSVLVDGRLNIEELEEHFKMVIPRDKFDTVGGYLFHLMGHVPLEGEEIRDRDLVMTVVECDERKIRRVRVRRVDPSEAPQEERG, via the coding sequence TTGGAAGACGACGTTACCAACGGCAGGCAGGTTGCCAATGGCAGATCCCCTTCATGGCTGGAAGTTCTTCAGCGTCTTTTTCTCGGCAAACGCCGCGTCCTGACGGAAAGAGAGCTTCAGGATGTTATTACCGAGTCGGAGGAAGAGGGAATCATCAACGAAGAGGAAGGAGAAATGCTCCAGTCCATCTTCGAATTCGGCGAGACCATTGTCCGGGAAGTCATGGTCCCGCGCACCGATATGGTCTGCTGCTCGACCACCGCCACTCTTGGCGAATTGTTGAAGGCCATCATCGATTCGGGGCACTCCCGCATCCCCATCTATGAGGGGACCACCGACCGGATCGTCGGTGTGGTTTACGCCAAGGACCTCCTCAAATTCTGGGGCGCCGAGACGGAGGAAGTGAAGGTCACGGGAGTCATGCGCACACCCTATTTCGTGCCCGAGACCAAGAATATCGAGGACCTTCTCCAGGAATTCCGGACCAAACGGGTTCACATGGCCATCTCCATTGACGAATACGGCGGCACGTCCGGCCTGATCACCATCGAGGATCTGATCGAAGAGATCGTCGGCGACATCCAGGATGAATACGATCTTGAGGAGGTCTGGCTCCTGGAAGAGGTGGGGGGCAGCGTGCTGGTGGACGGCCGTCTCAATATCGAGGAGCTGGAGGAGCATTTCAAGATGGTCATTCCCCGGGATAAATTCGATACCGTGGGGGGCTATCTCTTTCATTTGATGGGCCATGTTCCCCTGGAGGGGGAGGAGATCCGCGACAGGGATCTGGTCATGACAGTGGTGGAATGCGACGAACGCAAGATCCGCCGGGTGCGGGTTCGCCGTGTCGACCCGTCCGAGGCGCCGCAGGAGGAGCGGGGCTGA
- a CDS encoding diacylglycerol kinase, translated as MNREDWRPGTWLGKVNCAVEGVLWAAKTQRHMRYHFTAAIAVLLVALFYQVSIVELILLSLAATLVLFAELVNTALEVLVDLVSPEYHPLAQRAKDVAAGAVLVTSCGAILIGYLALCRYISSPSGAAAAGVGQPPVELAVISILVIIILVVLLKARFGKGSPLHGGMPSGHSAIAFSIATSIAISSAGPLFSVLALAMAAMVSHSRLLLGIHSCWEVVAGALLGVGTTLLLFMLFA; from the coding sequence GTGAACAGGGAAGACTGGAGACCAGGCACCTGGCTGGGAAAAGTCAACTGTGCCGTTGAAGGGGTTTTGTGGGCTGCAAAAACACAGCGCCACATGCGTTATCATTTTACGGCAGCTATTGCCGTCCTCTTGGTTGCCCTCTTCTACCAGGTCTCCATTGTTGAACTGATCCTGCTTTCTCTCGCCGCGACCCTGGTCCTTTTCGCCGAACTCGTCAACACGGCGCTGGAAGTGCTTGTGGATCTGGTCTCTCCCGAGTACCATCCCCTGGCGCAACGGGCCAAGGATGTGGCGGCCGGAGCCGTTCTGGTGACCAGCTGCGGTGCGATCCTCATCGGCTATCTCGCTCTTTGCCGCTACATTTCTTCTCCCTCCGGCGCGGCGGCCGCCGGTGTCGGTCAGCCTCCCGTTGAACTGGCGGTCATTTCAATACTGGTTATTATCATTTTGGTTGTCCTCCTCAAAGCCCGCTTTGGAAAAGGCTCCCCGCTGCACGGCGGCATGCCGAGCGGCCACTCCGCCATTGCCTTCTCCATTGCAACCTCGATCGCCATTTCGTCGGCCGGACCGCTTTTTTCCGTTCTGGCCCTGGCCATGGCGGCCATGGTGAGTCACAGTCGTCTGCTGCTGGGAATTCATTCTTGCTGGGAGGTGGTGGCAGGAGCGCTGCTGGGAGTGGGGACCACCCTGTTGCTGTTCATGCTTTTCGCCTGA
- the ybeY gene encoding rRNA maturation RNase YbeY yields MKIHIENRQKSQKVKTPTLRKVAQRILSALGCPDGELSVVIVDDGEIRTLNRDYLQRDRSTNVISFPMQEGEGTGIQPAVLGDVVISADTAARDAQEAGLPFESELYFLLLHGILHLCGYDHERGTEAEALHMEAKEREIFAVLQREFLAT; encoded by the coding sequence GTGAAGATACACATCGAGAATCGGCAAAAGAGTCAAAAGGTAAAGACGCCGACCCTGAGAAAGGTAGCACAGAGGATCTTAAGCGCCTTGGGATGTCCTGACGGCGAGCTCTCCGTGGTCATTGTCGACGATGGGGAAATCCGGACACTGAACCGGGATTACCTCCAGCGCGACCGTTCCACCAATGTCATCTCCTTTCCGATGCAGGAAGGAGAGGGGACGGGGATTCAGCCGGCGGTGCTTGGGGATGTGGTGATCTCCGCCGATACGGCGGCCCGGGATGCGCAGGAGGCGGGACTGCCCTTTGAGAGCGAACTCTATTTCCTGCTTCTTCACGGCATCCTGCATCTGTGCGGATACGACCACGAGCGGGGGACAGAGGCCGAGGCTCTCCACATGGAGGCGAAGGAGCGGGAAATCTTTGCCGTGCTTCAACGGGAGTTTCTGGCGACGTGA